The DNA region GGATAATTGACTACCATTCATGTTCAGTCTCATTTTAATATAACATATTCATAAAGCTTCCGTTGTAATGCATTTGGTTTCAACTAAATGTCTCTTTTCTCAGGCTGCCTTCAACCAGGAGTGTGAGTTCATGGAGCGGATCCATGAGTTAGGCTACAACACGTACGCCTCTCGCAACTACCAgacaacccctccctccacctcaaCAGGAAGCAGCAGCAGGCGAAGGGCGAGCGCTGAGAGGCTCTGGTACGTGTCAATCAATGGAAAGGGCCGGCCAAAGCGTGGCCTGAAGACTCGCAGGACAGAGAAGGCCTCCCTCTTCCTGCCCAGGGTCCTTGGCCACAAGGACCATGACATGGTTCACCTGTTGTTCAACAGTAGTCTCGGGTACAGACAGACTGCCCTCAGACTTGCAGGAAAGACAGGGCCACGGAGACAGAGACATGTTTCCATATCCAGGCAGTTTGATGACTAGTCTGACTCATGTCATTCCACACTGCCCAAAGCCtgactacctacctacctgatGACTGAGAGATACCTGGTGACTGAGAGATACTGAGAGATACCAGGACGCCTTTCCCTCCTTTAAACTGGCATAATGATACTGTTGGAATAATGTACAACCTTATATAGA from Oncorhynchus mykiss isolate Arlee chromosome 1, USDA_OmykA_1.1, whole genome shotgun sequence includes:
- the LOC110524575 gene encoding fibroblast growth factor 3, whose translation is MVIILVLLLLNLMHPSHQKPRYSMTLRTSTPQHQSFNPRQRRDAAGRGGVYEHLGGAPRHRKLYCATKYHLQIHPNGRIDGTLEENNPFSILEIAAVDVGVVVIKGLFSDRYLAMNEKGGLYASAAFNQECEFMERIHELGYNTYASRNYQTTPPSTSTGSSSRRRASAERLWYVSINGKGRPKRGLKTRRTEKASLFLPRVLGHKDHDMVHLLFNSSLGYRQTALRLAGKTGPRRQRHVSISRQFDD